A window of Candidatus Xiphinematobacter sp. Idaho Grape contains these coding sequences:
- a CDS encoding ribonucleoside-diphosphate reductase subunit alpha: MCDGHYSEVTESHVLYRIQRSRLRYEKSGRVFSGPPEQKEPPIIVRTMTGQSVFWDGSDLEHRIQFASVGLDLCLNSIQIESELRRSIGIEVSEDVLRKTVILNAKTLIERDADFSRFAGRILLSYIYEEVLDWHIARDGAEGLKAAHCKAFSTYLERAITIERLTPRLLSYDLGRLADALDPSADLDFDYLGMQTLYDRYLIVDKTVKPIRRLETPQFFWMRVAMGVFLEDFGDRTALAMQLYCLYKNRRFCSSTPTLFNSGTLHSQLSSCYLYKVDDSIESIMQRGIADNAYLAKWAGGLGGSWTAVRGTGSYIKGTNGESQGVIPFLKLHNDQLVAVNQGGKRKGSGCAYLETWHSDIFDFLKLRVNTGDERRRTHDMNTANWIPDLFMKRMEARQSWMLFRSNEVRDLHGLYGRLFEERYQYYETLARRGQIFGQEVPAIDLWKEMLRMVFETGHPWITFKDPCNICSPQDHVGVVYSSNLCTEITLNTSEEETAVCNLGSIVLDSHILEDGSIDHTMLRDTIRTAVRALDNVIDINFYPIEAARRSSLRHRPIGLGVMGLQNALHKRGIGFASQEAIEFNDEFMEVIAFYAYSASSDLAAERGTYESYAGSKWDRGILPQDTITLLEQERGGFTEVPRDCSRMDWKIVREKIRKQGMRNSNVLAIAPTATISNIMGTTPCIEPNFRNLYVKSNLGGDFVVLNRELVLDLKAEGLWNSDMLDQLKYFNGELEDIPNIPKPLKEKHLTVFSIDFNYIVDAAARRQKWIDQSQSVTLFLADPDMKTLSHMYRAAWRKGLKTTYYLRILSASDIEKITLSESKKKIRGTVAKVAASAAAVCSLETHQVSFGCEACQ, encoded by the coding sequence ATGTGCGATGGTCACTACAGCGAAGTTACAGAGAGTCACGTCCTTTACCGTATTCAACGCTCTCGTCTACGATATGAAAAATCTGGACGGGTCTTCTCTGGTCCGCCTGAACAAAAGGAACCTCCTATTATCGTCCGTACTATGACAGGCCAAAGTGTCTTTTGGGATGGAAGTGATCTAGAACACCGCATTCAGTTTGCCTCAGTTGGTCTGGATCTTTGTCTGAATAGCATACAGATTGAGAGCGAGTTGCGTCGCTCCATTGGAATAGAAGTTTCTGAAGACGTCCTCAGGAAAACTGTCATTTTGAATGCAAAGACTCTAATTGAGCGTGATGCCGATTTTTCCAGGTTTGCAGGTCGTATTCTACTTTCCTACATTTATGAAGAGGTGCTGGATTGGCACATTGCGCGCGATGGTGCTGAAGGTCTAAAGGCAGCGCACTGCAAAGCTTTTAGCACATATTTGGAGAGGGCAATCACTATTGAACGTTTAACTCCGAGATTGCTCTCCTATGATTTGGGGCGTCTAGCTGATGCATTAGATCCTTCTGCGGATTTAGACTTTGATTATCTTGGAATGCAAACCCTTTATGATCGCTACCTTATAGTAGACAAAACCGTAAAGCCGATCCGCCGCCTTGAAACCCCACAGTTTTTCTGGATGAGAGTAGCCATGGGTGTCTTCCTTGAGGACTTTGGGGATCGTACTGCCCTAGCCATGCAATTATATTGCCTCTACAAAAATAGGAGGTTTTGTTCCTCTACGCCTACATTGTTTAACTCTGGCACCCTGCATAGTCAGCTTTCTTCATGTTACCTCTATAAGGTGGATGATAGTATCGAATCCATCATGCAACGGGGTATCGCAGATAATGCCTATCTCGCAAAGTGGGCAGGGGGACTTGGAGGGTCGTGGACAGCGGTACGTGGAACTGGTAGTTACATTAAAGGCACTAATGGGGAAAGCCAGGGAGTGATCCCGTTTCTAAAACTGCACAACGATCAGTTGGTGGCCGTTAACCAAGGGGGGAAGCGCAAAGGCTCTGGCTGCGCTTATTTAGAAACATGGCACAGCGATATTTTTGACTTCCTCAAGCTGCGTGTCAATACAGGTGATGAGCGGCGGCGCACCCATGATATGAACACAGCAAATTGGATTCCGGATCTCTTTATGAAGCGCATGGAAGCACGGCAAAGCTGGATGCTTTTTCGCTCTAATGAGGTCCGAGATCTTCACGGACTTTACGGACGGTTATTTGAGGAACGTTATCAATATTATGAAACCCTTGCACGTCGAGGTCAGATCTTTGGACAAGAGGTACCTGCGATTGATTTGTGGAAGGAGATGCTCAGAATGGTCTTTGAGACAGGTCATCCCTGGATAACTTTTAAGGACCCTTGCAATATTTGCTCACCGCAGGACCACGTTGGTGTGGTCTACTCCTCAAACCTCTGCACGGAGATTACGCTTAATACTAGCGAAGAGGAGACAGCGGTTTGCAACCTTGGATCCATTGTTTTAGATAGCCATATTCTTGAAGATGGCAGCATTGATCACACGATGTTGAGAGATACTATCCGGACTGCTGTGCGTGCACTAGATAATGTTATTGATATTAACTTTTATCCAATCGAAGCCGCTAGAAGAAGTAGCCTACGCCATCGCCCTATTGGGCTAGGCGTGATGGGATTGCAAAATGCTCTACACAAGCGTGGGATCGGTTTTGCCTCACAAGAGGCCATAGAGTTTAACGACGAATTTATGGAAGTAATTGCATTCTACGCCTACAGTGCCTCTAGCGATCTCGCAGCTGAGCGTGGTACTTACGAGAGTTATGCAGGCTCCAAATGGGACCGTGGCATCCTCCCCCAGGATACTATTACTCTTCTGGAGCAGGAAAGAGGAGGATTCACAGAAGTTCCAAGAGACTGTAGTAGGATGGATTGGAAAATCGTACGCGAAAAGATACGTAAGCAGGGGATGCGCAATTCGAATGTGCTTGCCATCGCTCCTACTGCAACTATCTCCAATATCATGGGGACCACTCCATGTATTGAGCCAAATTTCCGCAACCTTTACGTGAAGAGCAATTTAGGTGGTGATTTCGTTGTACTTAACAGGGAGCTTGTTCTAGATCTGAAAGCGGAAGGGCTGTGGAATTCAGATATGCTCGACCAACTCAAATACTTTAACGGTGAGCTTGAAGACATTCCAAATATCCCTAAGCCTCTTAAGGAGAAGCACCTTACAGTATTTTCTATCGACTTTAATTATATTGTCGATGCCGCTGCACGCCGCCAGAAGTGGATCGACCAATCTCAATCTGTGACCCTTTTTCTGGCAGATCCAGACATGAAAACCCTTAGTCACATGTACCGTGCCGCTTGGAGAAAGGGACTAAAAACGACCTACTATCTTCGCATACTGAGTGCTTCTGACATCGAAAAAATCACTCTTTCCGAATCAAAGAAAAAGATCCGTGGAACAGTTGCCAAAGTGGCTGCAAGTGCAGCAGCGGTTTGTTCCCTAGAAACTCACCAGGTCAGCTTTGGGTGTGAGGCTTGCCAGTGA
- a CDS encoding cytochrome c biogenesis protein ResB has translation MRNSPIWKLIYLFGSLKLALVLLATLAAACAVATFTESNFSIKLAQATVYKAPWFTCWLALLCINLLAVTLTRWPWQRKHIGFVITHFGIVTLLVGALVGSTWGFEGNVTLRVDDAPTNQVTTSRNVVQVEDSTDGRLYWMDFDAEMTPPSPRRLRRFAVPGTSLTIVANDLSTSLRSDPELLAASDAPPAILLEFSSSMIAVPIRVPLSLGFSSQEFDFFRLANILFLPKLPKRISHVVSESHMIFSHHPPIKGISKENTGWEAMLNPDGSVLTLISPTNQPKTLKVSEHLGHSIQTDFATIRVEAFWPDFRIHNGKPASASCLPKNPAVLLRISAPSKSSSYLPLLEIAPHSDNRHILCYQLSRGGTIYASGSLTSGDSFHTGWGDWKATLLDFLPSASLASRLTPSANPGITGFRAYLQSKDGLCGPSAWIGPGVVTTLLHRDGLVRITYGLSVRRLPFNIRLRNFVVPRYEGTDIPSDYISLLDFQDDRTGTRKQTTSKMNHPASFPDGWWRTLTGWNYKFSQAQWDPTDLRETTLQVLYDPGWLFKWSGSFAICVGIFTMFYFTHRQL, from the coding sequence ATGCGTAACTCTCCGATTTGGAAACTCATCTACCTTTTCGGCTCTTTAAAGCTTGCTCTTGTCCTCCTTGCTACGCTAGCAGCTGCCTGTGCTGTTGCTACCTTTACTGAGTCCAATTTCAGCATTAAGCTTGCCCAGGCAACCGTTTACAAGGCACCGTGGTTCACTTGTTGGTTAGCGCTGCTTTGCATAAATCTCCTAGCGGTTACCCTCACTCGTTGGCCGTGGCAACGCAAGCATATTGGGTTCGTAATTACACACTTTGGTATCGTCACCCTCCTGGTCGGCGCTCTCGTCGGTTCCACATGGGGATTTGAAGGGAATGTTACCCTGCGGGTAGATGATGCTCCTACCAATCAAGTCACCACTAGCCGTAATGTGGTCCAAGTAGAGGACTCTACTGATGGTCGATTATATTGGATGGACTTCGATGCTGAAATGACCCCCCCTTCTCCTAGGCGACTCCGTCGTTTTGCTGTACCTGGTACCTCACTCACTATTGTGGCAAATGACCTGAGCACCTCACTCCGCAGTGATCCAGAACTGCTTGCGGCATCGGATGCACCACCAGCGATATTGCTAGAGTTTTCTAGCTCTATGATTGCTGTCCCAATTCGAGTTCCACTTTCTCTTGGCTTTTCGTCACAGGAATTTGATTTCTTTCGTTTAGCCAACATTTTGTTTCTCCCAAAACTACCCAAACGGATATCCCACGTTGTCTCAGAGTCGCACATGATCTTCAGTCACCACCCACCCATAAAGGGAATTTCTAAGGAAAACACCGGATGGGAAGCCATGCTTAACCCGGACGGCTCAGTATTAACCCTCATCAGCCCTACTAACCAACCTAAAACTTTGAAGGTCTCTGAGCATCTCGGTCATTCCATCCAGACGGATTTTGCCACCATTCGCGTAGAAGCTTTCTGGCCAGATTTTAGAATCCATAATGGAAAACCTGCCAGCGCTTCTTGCCTGCCCAAGAACCCAGCAGTGCTTTTACGCATCTCAGCTCCTTCAAAAAGCAGTAGCTACCTTCCATTGCTAGAAATTGCTCCTCATTCAGATAATAGACATATCCTATGCTATCAACTGAGTCGTGGCGGTACCATCTACGCTTCTGGCAGCCTTACGTCCGGCGATTCCTTCCACACGGGGTGGGGGGACTGGAAAGCCACACTCTTGGATTTTCTTCCATCAGCTTCTCTTGCTTCACGGCTTACTCCTTCTGCAAACCCTGGCATAACCGGATTTCGAGCCTACCTCCAAAGCAAAGACGGTCTCTGTGGTCCCTCTGCATGGATCGGGCCGGGGGTGGTAACTACACTTTTACACCGAGATGGACTCGTACGCATTACCTACGGCCTGTCAGTGCGTCGTCTTCCTTTCAATATTCGGCTGAGAAATTTTGTAGTCCCACGCTATGAGGGCACGGACATTCCATCAGACTACATTTCGCTGTTGGATTTTCAAGATGACCGCACTGGCACTCGCAAGCAAACCACATCCAAAATGAACCACCCTGCGAGCTTTCCTGATGGATGGTGGAGAACTCTTACAGGCTGGAATTATAAATTCTCCCAAGCTCAATGGGATCCAACTGATCTTCGAGAAACAACTCTCCAAGTGCTTTACGATCCAGGATGGCTTTTCAAATGGAGTGGTTCATTCGCTATCTGCGTTGGTATCTTCACAATGTTCTACTTTACCCATAGGCAATTATGA
- a CDS encoding cytochrome c biogenesis protein — protein sequence MTVRFFLFLVNLWIGVPLSCYADLHALNLPPSLESLPIQNQGRKKPFLAFANEFLLSVAGASSLTLGHTSLPAVQIVVALWLSPEGWEQIHILLVGDKSLKKACRLTENQGLFSFETLRDNRTLQSQIEKARAARIRNPSVKLPAALRAAEEVATRMSLLVDLASGSLVRIVPNPSDNSAPWSALSPLDPCLEYLRSTYTSGNVAAFETAVTALKTSLAKGAPACYAKGMFKIRLELLYQTIRPFRSAWILYLLGGLVLLFSNSYPSTLSYLCARVLTVAGLLFQLFGFICRILIAGRPPVANMYESVVWFAFGTILFALLFEQVYRTHFFLAGAIPVSSAALFLADRQPLILTHSIQPLTAVLQSNFWLTTHVLITTLSYAAFALAMGMSHIALWKVFFRQPISDSLYEYIYRVLQIGTFLLTGGIFLGGIWANYSWGRFWDWDPKETWALVTLLTYLVLLHGRIAHQWDALGLAIGAIVCFLSVLMAWYGVNFVLGTGLHSYGFGVGGRAYVASAVGLDALFVISAVVRGQYFHVSRGH from the coding sequence ATGACTGTTCGGTTTTTTCTTTTTCTAGTCAACCTATGGATTGGGGTCCCCCTATCCTGTTATGCAGACCTGCATGCTTTAAATCTCCCCCCCTCTCTTGAGTCTCTTCCTATCCAGAATCAAGGTAGGAAGAAGCCGTTCCTAGCTTTCGCAAACGAATTTTTGCTTTCCGTAGCTGGGGCTTCCTCTCTCACACTAGGCCACACCTCTCTTCCTGCCGTGCAAATAGTCGTTGCCCTTTGGCTATCTCCGGAGGGGTGGGAACAGATACACATTCTTCTGGTAGGAGATAAATCTCTTAAAAAGGCCTGCAGACTGACAGAAAACCAAGGTCTCTTCTCCTTTGAGACCCTACGAGACAACCGTACCTTACAATCGCAAATTGAGAAAGCACGGGCTGCTCGCATACGTAATCCGAGCGTAAAACTTCCGGCTGCACTTAGAGCGGCAGAGGAAGTCGCTACCCGCATGTCACTCCTGGTAGACTTGGCTAGTGGCTCCCTTGTCCGAATAGTTCCAAACCCATCCGACAATAGCGCTCCCTGGAGCGCTCTTAGTCCACTCGATCCCTGCCTAGAGTATTTGCGGTCCACCTACACTTCTGGGAATGTTGCAGCCTTTGAAACTGCCGTCACTGCTCTCAAAACCTCCCTCGCAAAGGGAGCTCCTGCTTGCTATGCAAAAGGAATGTTCAAGATTCGATTAGAGCTCCTCTACCAGACTATCCGCCCGTTCCGTTCGGCATGGATTCTCTATCTGTTAGGTGGTCTTGTGCTCCTTTTCTCCAATTCTTATCCTAGCACACTATCATATCTATGCGCTCGAGTGCTAACCGTTGCTGGTCTCTTGTTTCAACTTTTTGGTTTTATCTGCCGCATCCTAATTGCTGGACGTCCACCCGTTGCCAATATGTACGAGTCAGTAGTTTGGTTTGCCTTTGGCACTATTCTTTTCGCTTTGCTCTTTGAGCAAGTCTATCGCACCCATTTTTTTCTTGCCGGGGCTATTCCTGTTTCCAGCGCAGCCCTCTTCCTTGCCGATAGGCAACCACTTATTCTCACTCACTCTATTCAGCCCTTAACCGCAGTATTGCAAAGCAATTTTTGGCTCACTACTCATGTTCTCATTACCACTCTCAGCTATGCTGCTTTTGCTCTTGCCATGGGTATGAGCCATATCGCTCTATGGAAAGTCTTCTTCCGTCAACCAATTTCCGACTCCCTCTACGAGTATATTTACCGCGTCCTACAAATAGGTACCTTTTTGCTGACTGGGGGAATTTTTCTAGGCGGCATATGGGCGAACTACTCCTGGGGACGATTTTGGGATTGGGATCCAAAGGAGACATGGGCTTTAGTCACACTCCTCACCTACCTAGTGCTTCTTCACGGACGTATTGCGCACCAATGGGATGCACTTGGGCTAGCTATAGGTGCCATTGTTTGTTTCCTATCTGTCCTAATGGCTTGGTATGGGGTTAATTTTGTACTTGGCACAGGCTTACATAGCTATGGATTTGGAGTAGGTGGGCGTGCATATGTCGCTTCAGCGGTTGGACTAGACGCTTTGTTTGTTATTTCTGCGGTAGTTCGTGGCCAATATTTCCACGTATCTCGTGGACATTGA
- the aspS gene encoding aspartate--tRNA ligase has product MRYRTCSCGALRLAHVGVESTLCGWVDSRRDHGGVVFVDLRDREGKTQVVFRPRGDAVVLTELAHSLRSEDIIQVIGKVAARLPGTENRKLVTGEIEVVASSLKIFSRADVLPFLLGDSEMTNEDLRLAYRYLDLRRSPIIRNLRLRHRLEQSTRLYMDALGFLEVETPILTRSTPEGAREFLVPSRLHPGHFYALAQSPQQYKQLLMAGGVEKYFQIAKCFRDEDGRADRIMELTQIDIEASFVSRGDIFVLIEGLMERIFRDTLEIQIPVAFPRLTYRQAMDRFGSDRPDTRFGMELVDIGDIFHLSSFGVFRRVLDAGGYIKAINVKEGMFYATAGRIEKLEQIAHRHGAQGISFISAESRGWKSPVGKFFSRLERDTLTSRLHIEEGDLVLFCADKWQTACEVLGKIRLYLAEALQLIIDTGRWDFVWIVDFPLLTLDDAEGKWVAVHHPFTRPKQEDFPLLDSGEFGQIRAEAYDLVLNGIEIGGGSLRVHEPDLQARIFDVLGIAPERQSRLFGHLLRAFQFGTPPHGGIAIGVDRLTMLLCKTPHIRDVIAFPKSGRGQDLLFSSPSTVENCQLQELSIRLAGNPSSS; this is encoded by the coding sequence ATGAGGTATCGAACTTGTAGCTGTGGTGCGCTTCGTCTCGCACATGTTGGTGTTGAGTCTACGCTTTGTGGTTGGGTAGATTCTCGCCGCGACCACGGTGGTGTAGTTTTTGTGGATCTTCGCGACAGAGAGGGAAAAACACAGGTGGTTTTTCGCCCAAGGGGGGATGCTGTTGTCCTCACGGAATTAGCACACAGCTTGCGTTCTGAGGATATCATTCAAGTGATAGGAAAAGTGGCTGCTCGCCTACCAGGTACGGAGAACAGAAAACTGGTTACTGGAGAAATTGAGGTGGTCGCCTCCTCGCTTAAAATATTTAGCCGTGCAGACGTACTCCCATTCCTGCTCGGTGATTCGGAAATGACTAATGAAGATCTTAGACTTGCCTATCGCTATCTCGACCTTAGACGTTCTCCCATAATACGTAATCTTCGCCTACGCCATCGTCTCGAGCAGAGTACTCGCCTATACATGGACGCACTGGGATTCTTAGAAGTAGAGACGCCCATCCTGACCAGAAGTACCCCTGAGGGCGCACGTGAATTTCTAGTTCCGAGCCGTCTCCATCCCGGCCACTTTTATGCTCTTGCTCAGTCCCCACAACAGTACAAACAACTGCTCATGGCGGGGGGGGTTGAAAAATATTTTCAGATTGCAAAGTGTTTTCGCGATGAAGATGGCAGGGCGGACCGTATTATGGAGCTCACACAGATAGATATTGAAGCTTCCTTTGTAAGCCGCGGGGATATCTTCGTCCTTATTGAGGGACTGATGGAAAGAATTTTTCGAGACACACTGGAGATACAAATTCCAGTTGCGTTTCCGCGTCTAACCTATCGACAGGCTATGGACCGCTTTGGAAGCGACAGGCCGGATACACGGTTTGGCATGGAATTGGTGGATATAGGTGACATTTTCCATCTGAGCAGTTTTGGAGTATTTCGTAGAGTCTTGGACGCTGGGGGTTATATCAAAGCGATTAATGTCAAAGAAGGAATGTTCTATGCTACCGCTGGCCGCATTGAAAAGCTTGAGCAGATTGCCCACCGACATGGAGCCCAAGGGATCTCCTTTATTAGTGCGGAAAGTAGGGGATGGAAGTCTCCTGTTGGAAAATTCTTTTCCCGTTTAGAGAGAGATACGCTCACCAGTCGTCTACATATTGAGGAAGGCGATCTCGTTCTCTTTTGTGCAGACAAGTGGCAGACTGCCTGCGAGGTATTAGGGAAAATCCGCCTCTATTTAGCAGAGGCTTTACAACTGATAATAGATACAGGCCGTTGGGATTTTGTGTGGATAGTGGATTTTCCTCTACTAACACTCGATGACGCGGAAGGGAAATGGGTAGCAGTACACCACCCTTTCACGCGTCCCAAACAAGAGGATTTTCCCTTGCTGGATTCCGGAGAGTTTGGCCAAATACGCGCAGAAGCCTACGATCTAGTACTCAATGGAATTGAGATTGGTGGAGGTAGTTTAAGGGTCCATGAACCGGACTTGCAGGCCAGAATTTTTGACGTGTTGGGGATAGCTCCGGAGAGACAGAGTCGACTTTTTGGTCATCTCTTACGTGCTTTCCAATTTGGAACCCCACCTCACGGGGGTATTGCAATTGGAGTGGATCGATTGACAATGCTCCTGTGTAAGACTCCCCATATTCGAGATGTTATTGCCTTCCCAAAAAGTGGTCGTGGTCAAGATCTTCTCTTTTCTTCCCCTTCTACAGTAGAGAATTGTCAACTGCAGGAGCTTTCCATTCGACTAGCTGGAAATCCATCTTCGTCTTGA
- the hisS gene encoding histidine--tRNA ligase — MQILPGFRDFYPLDMAKRNYLFSTLRRVVLSYGFVEVDGPTLESTDLYKRKGGGELMGQLYQFMDKGGREVTIRPEMTLTVARMAARSEKHYRKPMKWFSIGSFFRHERQQKGRLREFSQLNCDLIGEASFAADAELLALVIDCLRAFGLGPHDFVVRLSNRTAWLRFCQERGVRVDQMEEFLQEVDRMERYPMGETAKKFAKFGVSLREVHDFVESKDSTHFSEVLDELSARGLSEYVEVDLGIVRGLLYYTGTVFEVFDQKKCLRAIAGGGRYDQLISSVSNGRVILPAIGFGIGDVVLGELIETVPVAAEKMHTALASQPGCEVFVVIAEENRRKQALRLVQLLREEGKSVDFSLGVIRIEKQFRRAQQLRAQYLVVVGREWPQVKFQRSAFHEASVCSYEKLAEHLKTDHPVAPNEVSNL; from the coding sequence ATGCAGATACTCCCAGGATTTCGCGACTTTTATCCCTTGGACATGGCAAAAAGGAACTACCTTTTTTCTACCCTACGACGGGTTGTTCTTAGTTATGGATTTGTAGAGGTGGACGGTCCTACGCTGGAAAGCACTGATCTTTACAAAAGAAAGGGTGGAGGTGAGCTAATGGGGCAACTTTATCAGTTTATGGACAAAGGAGGCAGGGAAGTGACCATCCGACCAGAAATGACACTCACGGTTGCACGCATGGCTGCGAGGTCTGAAAAACACTACCGTAAACCTATGAAATGGTTCAGCATTGGTAGCTTCTTTCGTCATGAGCGGCAACAGAAGGGTCGGTTGCGAGAATTTTCTCAACTAAACTGTGATCTCATCGGCGAAGCTTCGTTTGCCGCGGATGCTGAGCTTCTGGCACTGGTCATCGATTGCCTACGTGCGTTTGGATTGGGCCCGCACGATTTCGTCGTACGACTCAGCAATCGCACAGCATGGCTTCGTTTCTGTCAAGAAAGAGGAGTCCGGGTGGATCAGATGGAGGAATTTCTCCAAGAGGTGGATAGAATGGAACGCTATCCGATGGGGGAAACTGCCAAAAAGTTCGCAAAATTCGGAGTGAGCCTACGGGAGGTGCATGACTTTGTCGAGTCAAAGGACTCTACCCATTTTAGTGAAGTGCTTGATGAGCTCTCTGCCCGTGGGCTTTCTGAATACGTAGAAGTTGATTTAGGCATTGTGCGAGGGCTGCTTTACTACACCGGAACAGTATTCGAGGTGTTTGATCAGAAGAAATGCTTGCGAGCTATAGCCGGTGGAGGACGCTACGATCAGCTGATTTCTTCCGTAAGCAACGGGAGGGTAATTTTGCCTGCAATAGGGTTTGGCATCGGGGACGTAGTACTCGGAGAATTGATCGAAACAGTCCCAGTTGCTGCTGAAAAAATGCATACTGCCTTAGCGTCTCAACCAGGATGTGAAGTCTTTGTGGTCATTGCCGAAGAAAATCGAAGAAAGCAGGCCTTGCGGTTAGTTCAACTCTTACGAGAAGAGGGGAAAAGCGTAGATTTCTCCCTGGGGGTGATACGTATTGAAAAGCAGTTTCGGCGTGCGCAGCAGCTGAGGGCCCAATATCTTGTCGTTGTCGGAAGAGAATGGCCTCAGGTCAAATTTCAACGATCAGCTTTCCACGAGGCATCTGTCTGTTCATATGAAAAACTTGCAGAGCATCTGAAAACTGATCATCCTGTCGCCCCTAATGAGGTATCGAACTTGTAG
- a CDS encoding ribonucleotide-diphosphate reductase subunit beta, with translation MAITTIQIGDRRFVLDRDKAEAAFAAKRVINGRKTMFFNILPLKYQWAYDLYKKMKANHWEPEDIPMQKDCEQWGDLATPEIEHWIIKMGVGYFSAAEGIVGDNIMHVVRELVTAPELKLVLGRHAHEENIHTDSLVYMISSLGINAHECEAMFEDIKTIRKKTDFVVSNSHKMRRSLDLTTRTNKQALAKNIFLFGQCVEGTQFFGLFGLILALYRNNKFPGIGQMFRYTLRDESNHIELLRNLLMDLVEENPEIWTEAFRSDLRETMAEAVHLEKQFIQDCLPVHVVGLTGQEFKLYIDYIGDRRLMECGLPPLNVPIANPLPWIAEMMDIKKEQNFFEGRVTDYQKSNVLTTSPDDEL, from the coding sequence ATGGCGATTACCACAATCCAAATTGGAGATAGGCGTTTCGTGCTGGACCGTGATAAAGCCGAAGCAGCGTTTGCTGCCAAACGAGTTATCAACGGACGGAAAACAATGTTCTTTAATATCCTCCCCCTCAAGTACCAATGGGCTTATGATCTATACAAGAAGATGAAAGCTAACCACTGGGAACCCGAAGATATCCCTATGCAAAAAGATTGCGAACAATGGGGGGATCTGGCTACTCCAGAGATTGAGCACTGGATCATTAAGATGGGTGTTGGTTACTTCTCAGCAGCCGAGGGAATTGTTGGGGATAACATTATGCACGTTGTTCGGGAGCTAGTGACAGCGCCAGAACTGAAGCTGGTTTTAGGACGCCATGCTCACGAGGAGAATATCCATACTGACTCCTTGGTGTATATGATTAGCTCCTTGGGAATCAATGCCCATGAATGTGAGGCGATGTTTGAGGATATCAAAACGATTAGGAAAAAAACGGATTTCGTGGTGAGCAACAGCCACAAAATGCGGCGCAGTTTGGATCTGACAACCAGAACGAACAAACAAGCATTAGCAAAAAACATTTTCCTCTTTGGGCAGTGTGTAGAGGGAACCCAGTTTTTTGGCTTATTTGGGCTCATTCTCGCTCTTTACCGAAACAATAAATTTCCTGGTATTGGACAAATGTTCCGATACACCCTTCGTGATGAATCCAACCACATAGAACTTCTGCGCAACCTGCTAATGGATCTTGTAGAAGAGAATCCAGAGATTTGGACAGAAGCTTTCCGTTCAGACTTAAGGGAAACTATGGCTGAAGCTGTGCATCTAGAAAAGCAGTTTATCCAGGACTGTTTACCGGTTCATGTGGTCGGTCTGACGGGTCAAGAGTTTAAACTTTATATCGATTACATCGGAGACCGGCGTCTTATGGAGTGTGGATTACCCCCGTTAAATGTGCCTATTGCTAATCCGTTGCCGTGGATAGCCGAAATGATGGACATTAAAAAGGAGCAGAACTTCTTTGAAGGACGCGTTACCGATTACCAGAAATCCAATGTTCTGACTACCTCGCCTGATGACGAACTCTAA